A single genomic interval of Flavobacteriales bacterium harbors:
- a CDS encoding glycosyltransferase: MHVLLLPISYKSKFNLLSAPFFRDQALALKNKGLQLGVLCPLPVSLKSIWRNKLFSFKEESYSDEGISTFISPFLSIPKTPNRARRIRLEKGKELFKKYIESNGKPDIIHVHSFLAGELALWIKNEYKIPYVITEHSSAFERKLLTDSDLKLALKVFENSHTNIAVSQSLSNAIKCYFKELDFQIIPNIVDTDFFNLIVKKQKDDFQFINIAHLNKNKNQLHLIKSFTKVFKGNQFYKLLIVGQGPEKNNLQNWIDSNTMNSQIRLYGSASREEVRDLLHQSDCFVLSSKIETFGVVLIEAMSCGLPVLSTKCGGPESIVTNDDIGVLCSQEELSDIMKEISTKTFSGDTIRKYVIDRFSKFSLTQQLKTIYFDCKK; this comes from the coding sequence ATGCACGTTTTACTTTTACCAATCTCATATAAAAGTAAGTTTAACTTACTTAGTGCTCCATTTTTCAGAGATCAAGCATTGGCATTGAAAAACAAAGGGCTTCAGCTTGGTGTGTTGTGTCCCTTACCTGTTTCTTTGAAGTCTATTTGGAGAAACAAATTGTTTTCCTTTAAAGAAGAGTCTTACAGTGATGAAGGGATATCCACTTTTATAAGCCCATTTCTTTCTATTCCTAAAACTCCTAATAGGGCAAGAAGAATAAGGCTAGAAAAAGGAAAAGAACTTTTTAAGAAGTATATCGAAAGTAACGGAAAGCCTGACATTATACATGTTCATTCTTTTTTAGCGGGTGAGCTCGCACTTTGGATAAAGAATGAGTACAAGATTCCCTATGTTATAACTGAACACTCATCAGCATTCGAAAGGAAGTTACTTACTGATTCAGATTTGAAATTAGCTCTCAAGGTGTTTGAAAATAGCCATACAAATATTGCAGTTAGTCAATCCCTTTCAAATGCTATAAAATGCTATTTCAAAGAATTAGATTTTCAGATTATACCTAATATTGTTGACACAGATTTTTTTAATTTGATAGTTAAAAAGCAAAAAGATGATTTCCAATTTATCAATATTGCTCATTTGAATAAGAATAAAAACCAATTACATTTAATAAAATCTTTTACAAAGGTATTTAAGGGTAATCAATTTTATAAATTATTAATTGTGGGTCAAGGTCCTGAGAAAAATAATCTTCAAAATTGGATAGATTCCAATACTATGAATTCTCAAATAAGGCTCTATGGCAGTGCAAGTAGAGAAGAAGTGAGAGATCTTTTGCATCAAAGCGATTGTTTTGTTCTATCCAGTAAAATTGAAACATTTGGCGTAGTACTTATTGAAGCTATGTCTTGTGGTTTGCCAGTCTTGTCTACGAAATGTGGTGGGCCTGAATCTATTGTCACTAATGACGATATTGGGGTCTTATGTAGTCAAGAGGAATTATCAGATATAATGAAAGAGATTTCTACAAAAACATTTAGCGGCGATACCATTAGAAAATATGTAATAGATAGGTTTTCAAAGTTTTCATTAACT
- a CDS encoding flippase, with protein MKKGVFHNSVLTLIRQVLSIGFGLLATMIIARVLGAEGQGKYTLAILLPTLLYTLLNSGLSASTVYFIGKGKYTDDEVYSTNLLSSLLLSAFSMLVGGVIVLFFKEYFFEGLASQLLVYTLLILPLIFLQRNLQTIFQGKEEFEKFNLIVILNQFGLLFFSFVFLYVLDLGLIGAIFSFASSQLIMLFASFYFLHQSYGLFWPKKYSIQYFKEGLTFGVKGHLSNVLSFVNYRIDMFLIAYFIDDVAVGIYSIAVLLVERVWLVSQSVSTVLFARVANLNTDLERNRFTSLAARNTFFITFLGGLFLAIFSHWIIVILFGDEYVNSIIPFLYMIPGVVIFSLGKVLANDFTGRGYPEINTYIAFVVALTNFGLNIWLIPTYGIKGAALATSTSYILDSTIKSIVFSIKNKVSILDIVIIKMSDFQLYKTEFLKLYKSIKR; from the coding sequence ATGAAAAAAGGTGTTTTTCATAATTCAGTATTAACGCTCATTCGTCAGGTTCTCAGTATTGGATTTGGCTTATTAGCTACAATGATTATAGCTAGAGTTTTGGGAGCTGAAGGGCAAGGAAAATATACCTTAGCGATTCTTTTACCTACATTGCTCTACACATTGTTAAATTCTGGATTATCAGCATCTACAGTTTATTTTATAGGTAAAGGGAAATATACGGACGATGAAGTATATTCAACAAACCTGCTAAGTTCCTTATTATTGAGTGCGTTCTCTATGCTTGTCGGTGGTGTAATTGTTTTATTTTTCAAAGAGTATTTTTTTGAGGGATTAGCTTCTCAATTATTAGTATACACCTTATTGATTTTACCTTTAATTTTTCTGCAAAGAAACTTGCAGACTATTTTTCAAGGTAAAGAAGAGTTTGAAAAGTTTAATCTGATTGTTATTCTTAATCAGTTTGGTTTGTTGTTTTTTTCTTTTGTATTTCTCTATGTTCTAGATTTAGGACTTATTGGAGCTATATTTAGTTTTGCATCTTCTCAACTGATAATGCTATTTGCTTCTTTTTATTTTTTACATCAATCTTATGGTTTGTTCTGGCCAAAAAAGTATTCAATTCAATACTTCAAAGAAGGCCTTACATTTGGGGTAAAAGGTCACTTGAGTAATGTCTTGTCGTTTGTCAATTATAGAATAGATATGTTTTTAATAGCTTATTTTATTGATGATGTGGCAGTTGGAATATATTCTATTGCAGTTTTGTTAGTCGAGCGAGTTTGGTTAGTTTCTCAATCTGTTTCCACCGTATTGTTTGCTAGAGTTGCCAATTTAAATACGGATTTAGAAAGAAACCGATTTACTTCATTGGCGGCTCGAAATACTTTTTTCATTACTTTCTTAGGAGGCTTATTTCTTGCCATCTTCAGTCATTGGATAATTGTTATTCTTTTTGGTGATGAGTATGTAAATAGTATTATTCCATTTTTATATATGATTCCTGGTGTAGTGATTTTCTCATTAGGAAAAGTTCTTGCTAATGATTTTACAGGAAGAGGTTATCCCGAAATTAACACTTATATAGCGTTTGTAGTGGCATTGACTAATTTTGGACTTAACATTTGGTTAATTCCAACTTACGGCATTAAGGGAGCAGCCTTAGCAACTTCTACATCTTATATTTTAGACTCTACTATAAAGTCAATAGTTTTTTCAATTAAAAATAAAGTGTCTATTTTAGATATTGTCATAATTAAGATGAGTGATTTTCAGCTATATAAGACTGAGTTTTTAAAATTATACAAATCAATTAAGCGATAA